GTCGAGGAGTACGCACGCGACAAGCTCACCCGTAAAGGGCTGAACATGATCGCCGCCAACCATGTCGGCGGTGAGCGCGGCGGATTCGAGCGCGCCGAGAATGCACTGACCGTAATCTGGCGCAACGGCCAGCGCGAGCTGCCGATGATGGACAAGACCCGGCTCGCTCGCGAACTGGCCGCACTGATCGCTGAACGCTACCAGGAACACCATGCTGCATCGTCTTGAAATCAAGATTCTTGATTCACGGATTGGCCAAGAATTTCCACTCCCGCAGTATGCGACTACAGGCTCTGCCGGACTGGATCTGCGCGCCATGCCGGAGGCGCCGCTGGAGCTGGCGCCCGGCGGCTGTGAATTGATCCCGACCGGGCTGGCGGTGCACATCGCCGAGCCGGGCGTCGCCGGGATGATCCTGCCCCGCTCGGGACTCGGGCACCGTCACGGCATCGTGCTCGGTAATCTGGTGGGCCTGATCGACTCGGACTATCAGGGGCCGCTCATGATCTCGTGCTGGAATCGTAGCGATCAGCCTTTCAGAATCGAGATCGGCGAGCGGATCGCCCAATTCATCCTTGTGCCGATCCTGCGCGCTGAGCTGGAGCTGGTCGAATCGTTCGAGACCTCAGTGCGCGGCGCGGGCGGATTCGGTCATACCGGACGGCATTAGAACCGCACACGCCGCTACGCCTCACACCTTGAAGCGCCCGACCCGCATATTCTGCTCGCTCGCCAGTTCTTCGAGCCGCTGCGCGGCCTGACGGCTCTCCATCGCATTGCCGGAGACCTGGTCGACGAGCTGCACGATGTTGGTCAGATTGCGGTCGATCTCGGCGGCCACGGCACTCTGCTCCTCGGCGGCGCTGGCGATCTGGATCCCCATGTCCTTGATCGCCGCCACGGATCGCGCGGTGGTCTCGATCGCGTCGGCGGCCTCGGCCACGGCATCCAGACTCTCCTGGGTCTTGTGCCGCCCGGTCTCCATCACCCCCACGGCCTGCCGGGTGCCGCTCTGGAGACGTTCGATCATGGCCTGGATCTCGTGCGTGGAATTCTGGGTACGACCGGCCAGCGTGCGGACCTCGTCCGCCACCACCGCGAAGCCTCGACCCTGCTCGCCGGCACGCGCCGCCTCGATGGCGGCGTTGAGGGCGAGCAGGTTGGTCTGGCCGGCGATCTCACCGATCACGTCCAGGATGGCGCTGATGGCGTTGGCATCGTCGGAGACCCGCGCCATGGCCGAGGTCGCGGACTGCATCTGCTCCGAGAGCCGCTGCATGGCCTCCACCGCGCGCGTGACGGCGGTGCGTCCGACCTCGGTCTGCTGATCGGCCTGACAGGTGGCGTCGGCCGCCTGACTGGCATGACGCGCCACCTCGGCCACCGTGGCGGTCATTTCGTTCATGGCCGTGGCGACCTGATCGGTTTCGGACTGCTGTCGCTGAACGATGTCAGCCGTGTGGACGCTCGTTGCCGACAGCTGATCGGCCGAGCTGGCGACCTGATGCCCCCCCTCGGCCAATTGCCGGATCAATTCGCGCAGCTTGCCCTGGAAGCCATTGAAGGCGCGTGCCAGGTCAGCGAGTTCATCCCGGCCGGTCGCATCGAGATCGCGCGTGAGGTCGCCCTCCCCCTCCGCGATGTCGTACAGCGCCAGGCTGAGTCGACGGATAGGACGCACCATCAGACCGGCGACGAACAGCATGAGTCCCGCTCCCAGGGTCACGCAGAGCAGGGCGACCCCGATCATGGCGCCGATGGCATTGCGTCCTTCCCGAGCGGACTCGTCCGCTCGAGCCGTGATGTGCTCCAGCGGCAGCGTCAACTGGATGGCCCAGGGCGGAGAGGACTCACTGAAGCGCACCGGCACCACAGCCATCAGATGCCCTTCATCTTCCTCGACCAGGGGGCGGGCGGCCTGGATCACCTGGAGATCCTGCTCCCAGTCTTCGTGCAGCGCCGAGAGCGGTTGACCGATGAGCTGAGGCTGACCGCTGGCAGCCACGATGCTGCCATCATGGGCGACGAGGACGATCCGGGCCTGCCCGTCATACAGCTCCTTGGCCGCGTCGTCGATCAGACGCTGTAGATGATCGAGCGCCAGATCCACACCGGTGATGCCTTGGAAGCGTCCGTCGATCAGGATGGGCACGACCAGCGAGGTGAGCAGCACCTCCTTCCCCTGGACGTTGTAGGCATAGGGGTCGAGCACCTGCTCGGTACGGCTGGACTTGGGCAACAGATAGTAGTCGCCGGCACCGGGCGTCTCGTAGTCGACCAGGGGTTCGAGAGCGAGCGCGCCGTCGGCGGCCCGGCTCCAGTAGGGGATGAAGCGTCCGCTGGCATCGCTGTTCGGCTGGTTGGCGAAGTCGGCGTCGCGGCCATCGAAGGCATTGGGTTCCCAGGCGGTATAGACGCCAAGGAAATCGGGGTGGCCACGCAGCACGGCCTGTAGCATGCTGTTGACGGCCTGGCGCCCCGTCCCGGCCGTGTCGGGTGACGCCGGGGCGGTCGCCAGCGTATACGCCAGAACCCGCGCGCTCTGCAAGGCCGGCGTCAGGGCGGCTTCGATGGTCTTGGCCTGGGTCTCGGCGCCATTCAGGAGCAGTTGCTCGTAGCGCGAAAACGCTGTCTGACGCTGCTGGGCGACCTGGCGCTCCAGAATCCAGACGGCGTAGAGCGTGAGCGCCGTACCCAGCAGAAAGAGCGAGAGCGCCGATACGGCGGCGATCTTGAAACGAAGCGAGCGAAGATTCATAGCTCCTCCAGTAGGAGTCTTCGTAAACAACCGGAACCGCTGTTCCCCCGGTCGAGCCGTGCCAGCGGTCCTAAGTGTAGCGACTAAAAACGACCAATGTTCCAACCCGGGACAAGAGGCCGGACCGTCATCGCCTGCGCACGACCATGACGCCGGCTTGACGCCCGACATGGCCTGCCGTAGGTTCAGCGCAACAGTCCCGCTTCCGTTTTCGATGAGACCCCGACCCGATGACAATCCCAACCGAACGCGCCCAGACCATTGCCCATGTCCTGATCGAGGCACTGCCCTACATCAAGCGCTTCCAGGGCAAGACCATGGTGATCAAATACGGCGGCAACGCTATGGTCGACGAGGCGCTGAAAGAAGGCTTCGCCCGCGACGTGGTGCTGATGAAGCTCGTCGGTATCAACCCGGTGATCGTACATGGCGGCGGCCCGCAGATCGGCTCGCTCCTGAGCCGGCTCGGCAAGGCCAGTGAATTCGTGCAGGGAATGCGCGTGACCGATGCCGAGACCATGGACGTGGTCGAAATGGTGCTCGGCGGTTTGGTTAACAAGGAGATCGTCAACTTCATCAACCGGCACGGTGGCTCGGCTGTGGGGCTGACCGGCAAGGATGGCGACCTGATCCGCGCGCGCAAGCTGCTCATCAAACGCGACGCCCCGGAGCTGCGCGCACCCGAGATCATCGATATCGGCCATGTGGGCGAGGTCGAGAGCATCGATCCGGCCATCATCCACATGCTGACCAAGAGCAACTTCATCCCGGTGGTCGCGCCGATCGGCGTGGGCGCCGATGGGCATTCCTACAACATCAACGCCGATCTGGTCGCCGGCAAGATGGCCGAGGTGCTGCGGGCCGAGAAGCTGCTGCTCCTGACCAACACCGCCGGCCTGCTCGATGCCGAAGGGCAGCTCATCTCCGAACTCGACGTCGGGCGCGTGCAGACGCTGATCGAGGAAGGCGTGATCCACGGCGGCATGCTGCCCAAGATCCGCTGCGCCATCGAGGCCGTGCAGTCGGGCGTGAAGTCGGCGCACATCATCGACGGGCGGGTGGAACATGCCGTCATGCTCGATCTCTTCACGGATACCGGCGTGGGCACCCTGATCCGAGGCCGCTGACGCGCGCGCCGCAACCGTCGCGGCGCCTGGCCGCTCTCCCTCTGCGGGAGAGCGGAACCTGAGACGGCGCTCAGCCGGGACGCAGGTGCTCGATGTATTTGGGAACGTCGCGCATCGTCAAGCGTGCGGCGGTCCCTGTGAGGCGCAAGCGTGACTCGGTGCCCTCGAAGTACAGCTCGCACCGGATATGGCCGCGACTCTCGAAGGGAATGGGGATCATGTCGCGATAGGTGTAGATGTTCTCGTCGAGATCGCCGCCGGCACACACCAGCCCACCCGGCGGCGGGCACTCACTGACCTTGGCGTCCTCGATCACCAGGCTGCCGGCCTGCCACCAGCGTGTGCGCTCGGCCGAGCCGGTCATGGTCTTGATCAGATAGGCGCGCGCGAAGCGGATCTCGACCCGATCGCCGTCTCGGTCGATCGCCTCGATCGCGGAACCCTTGAGTTCGATACTACTGCTGTCCAACGCGGTTCTCCCGTGTCGCTAAAAACCAATAGGAGTCTCGGTCTGAAGCCGTCGGGATCTCGCCCGGATCATTGGAACCGCTATGAGACCCCATCCTCATCGCCCACGAAGTCCGGCTCCAGACGCAACTCCTTGAGCTTGCGGGTGAGGGTATTGCGCCCCCATCCCAAGAGTCTGGCGGCATCCTGACGTCGCCCGCCGGTCTGTTCGAGCGCGGTCTGGATGAGGACACGCTCGAAGGCCGGCAAGGCCGTGTCGAGCAGCCCCTCGCGCCCCTCCTTGAGCCGTTGCCGTGCCCAACGGCGCAATCCATGTTCCCAGGACTCGTCGCGGACACTCTCGCTCAGGCCGGCATTGAGTTCGGGCGGCAGATCCTCGGCATGAACATGCTTGCCGGAGGCCATGACGGTCAGCCAGCGGGCGGTGTTCTCCAATTGTCGCACATTGCCCGGCCAGTCGAGCCGCTGGAGCCGGTCGACGGCGTCCGGCAGCAGCACCTTGGGCTCACAGCTCAACTCGCGCGCGGCCTGGGCCAGGAAGTGACGCATCAGGAGCGGAATATCCTCGCGTCGGTCGCGCAGGGCCGGCAGATGGATACGGATGACGTTGAGCCGGTGGAACAGATCCTCGCGAAAGCGCCCCTCGCGCACCAGTTGCTCGAGATTCTGATGCGTCGCCGCGATGATGCGCACGTCGACCTTGATCGGCGCCAGCCCGCCGACCCGATAGAACTCGCCATCGGCCAGTACGCGCAACAGCCGGGTCTGCAACTCGGCCGGCATGTCGCCGATCTCGTCGAGAAAGAGGGTGCCGCCGTCGGCCTGCTCGAAGCGTCCCTCGCGCCGCGCCTGGGCGCCGGTGAAGGAGCCGCGCTCGTGACCGAACAGCTCGGACTCCAGCAGATCACGCGGAATGGCCGCCATGTTGAGTGCGATGAAGGGACGCTCGCTCCTCGGGCTGTGACGATGCAGGGCATGGGCGACCAGCTCCTTGCCGGTGCCCGACTCGCCATTGATGAGCACCGTGATGTTGGAGCGTGCCAGACGCCCGATGGCGCGAAAGACATCCTGCATCGCCGGCGCCTCGCCGATGATGTCCGGCCCGCGTGCGACACTGACCTCCTCGGCGCGCTCCTCGCGCCCGCGCCGGCAGGCCCGGCTGACCTGCGAGACGGCCTCGTCGAGGTCGAACGGCTTGGGCAGGTACTCGAAGGCGCCGTCCTGGAAGGCCGAGACCGCGCTGTCGAGATCCGAATGCGCCGTCATGATGATCACCGGCAGCCCCGGATAGCGGCTCGTCACCTGACGCAGGAGTTCCAGCCCGTCGATCCCCGGCATCCGGATGTCGGTGAGGATCACATCGGGCTGCTCGCGCTGGAGCGACTCCAGGATGCCAACCCCATTGGGAAAGCACGTCACCTGCATCTCGGCCTTGCGCAGTGCCCGATCGAGAACCCAGCGAATCGAGCGATCGTCGTCGATGACCCAGACATTCGGTGCTCTAGTCATGGCTCGGCTCCAGGGGAAGGTAGACATGGAAGATGGTATCGCCCGGCTGGCTCTCGCACTCGATCAGGCCGCCGTGCTGATTGATGAGCTCCTGGGCGATCGACAGTCCGAGTCCGGTCCCGTCCGGGCGACCCGAGACCATGGGATAGAAGATGCGGTCGCGGATCTCGTCGGGGATGCCGGAGCCATTGTCCCGAACCTGGACCTGGAGCACCAGTTTGTGACGGCGGCTGCCGATGGTGAACTGTCGCAGCACCCGCGTCTTGAATTGCAGACAGCCGTGCGGACCGGCGGCGGTGGCCGCGTTGCGCGCCAGATTGAGCAAGGCCTGGATCAGGCGATCCTGATCGGCGATGAAGTCCGGAATGCTCGGGTCATAGTCGCGATGGACCTTCGGACCTCGGGGCGACTCGGCCAGGATCAGCGTGCGCACATGCTCCAGCACGTCATGGATGTTCACCGGCGTGCGACGCGGCAGCCGATGCGGACCGATCATGCGGTTCATCAGTGCCTGGAGCCGGTCGGCCTCGTCGATGATGATGCGGGTATATTCGCGCAGCGCCGCATCGGGCAGTTCGCGTTCCAGGAGCTGGGCGGCGCCGCGCAGACCACCGAGCGGATTCTTGATCTCATGGGCCAGCCCGCGCAGTAGCGCCTGGGTCGCCTGATGCTGCGACAGCAGTTGCTCCTCGCGCGTGATCCGCAGCTGGCGGTCGACTTGGTAGAGTTCGACCAGCACTTCCTTGTCTGCATCAAAATGGTGCAACGGCAGCACGGTGCAATTCACCGTTTTGGTGCGCCCATCGCCGATCAGGACGTTGATCTCGCGCTCGGTGAAGGGGTGGCAGGACGCGAGTGCCTCGTTCAGGCGCTCCTCGACGTTCGCGTCAGGACAGGGCAGCAGGCTCGCGGCCGGCTGGCCCAACAGGTGACGCGCGCTGACCTCGAACAGCACCTCGGCGGCTGGATTGAGATATTTGAGACACAACCCGGCGTCGAACAGCATCACCGCCGTATTGAGATGATCGAGTATCCGGCGTTCGAGGTTTGGTCTGATCGCGTGAGTCATCATCCATTTGATCCTGAAAGGGTTCTTTGCATCACAGGACGCAAGGCACACGCAGGTTCCCTGTGAATACGGACGCCGGCCGCCGTTGCCGGCAGGCACCTTGCCAGCAAAACAAGCAAATACAGCGCCAGTCTTCAATCAGGACGGACAGTCCACGCGAACGGCGGATCAGGGCAGTTGACCGGGCACCCTGGGTTGGCGAACGTGAAAGGTGCGTGGCGCGGATTGAGCGACGATCCGATCGTCGGCGCCACGAACCTGGAGCTGGAGCCGATGACTGCCAACGCCAAGCCCCGTCAGCTTGAACTGCGTATGGGCGCCCTCGACCGGGAGCGTGTTCCCGTCGAGCAGCAGGAGCAGGCGATGACCGCCGATGAGGGATGGATCGATCTGCAAACTGACTGGAACCCCCGAGTCGGTCTCGGTCAGGGTCTCATCGAGGCCGGGGGCGAGGATGTCGAGTGCGACATAGGGGCCGCGATAGGCTTCGTCGGGCGAGCCTGGGCCAAGCGTGGCAGCGGGATTCGAGCCGGCGGGCTTGCTGAAACGCACATCGACCCGTTCGGCGTCCCGCGTCTGACGATCGGAGAAGTTGACCCGCCCCTCGGCGTCGACCCAACGATAGATCTCCGCGTTGGACGGCGAGCAGACGAGCAGCGAAAGGAGGATCGGCGCGGGTCTGAGCATAGTCTGAAGACTAGCCCAACCGCGCCGATCCGAACAGCCCTTTAGAGGCTGTAGTACATGTCGAACTCGACCGGATGGGTCGTCATGCGAATGCGCGTGACTTCCTTCATCTTGAGATCGATGTAGGCATCGATCAGGTCATCGGTGAACACACCGCCGGCGGTCAGGAAGTCGCGATCCTGGTCGAGGCAGTCGAGCGCCATGTCGAGCGAATGACAGACGGTCGGGATCGACTTGGCCTCTTCGCGCGGCAGGTCGTAGAGATCCTTGTCCATGGCGTCGCCCGGATGGATCTTGTTCTGGATGCCGTCGAGACCAGCCATCATCATGGCCGAGAAAGCCAGATAGGGGTTGGAGGTCGCATCCGGGAAGCGCACCTCGATACGACGTGCCTTGGGGCTGGAGACGTGCGGGATGCGGATCGAGGCCGAGCGGTTGCGCGCCGAGTAGGCGAGCATGACCGGCGCTTCGAAGCCGGGCACCAGACGCTTGTAGGAGTTGGTCGAAGCGTTGGTGATGGCGTTGAGCGCGCGCGCGTGCTTGATGATGCCGCCGATGTAGTAGAGGGCCAGATCGGACAGACCGCCGTACTTGTCGCCGGCGAACAGGTTCTGACCGTCCTTGGCGAGCGACTGGTGGACGTGCATGCCGCTGCCGTTGTCGCCGACCAGCGGCTTGGGCATGAAGGTCGCGGTCTTGCCATAGGCGTGAGCAACGTTCTGCACCACATACTTGAGGATCTGGTTCCAGTCGGCGCGCTTGACCAGGGTGCTGAACTGGGTGCCGATTTCGCACTGGCCGGCGGTGGCGACCTCGTGATGGTGCACCTCGACCGGCACGCCCATCTCTTCGAGCGTCAGGCACATGGCCGCGCGCAGATCGTTGAGCGAGTCGACCGGGGGAACCGGGAAGTAGCCGCCCTTGACGCTCGGACGATGGCCCATGTTGCCGTCGGGGAAGACACGCTCGGAGTTCCAGCCGGCTTCCTCGGAGTCGACCTTGTAGAAGCAGCCGCTCATGTCGGCGCCCCAGCGGATGTCGTCGAGGATGAAGAATTCCGGTTCGGGGCCGAAGAAGGCGGTGTCGGCGATGCCGGTCGACTTCAGATAGGCCTCGGCGCGCTTGGCCACCGAACGCGGATCGCGCTCGTAGCCCTGCATGGTGTCGGGTTCGAGGATGTCGCAGCGGACGATGAGCGTGGCCTCATCGGAGAAGGGGTCCATGACCGCCGTGTCGGCCTCGGGCATCAGCACCATGTCGGAGGCCTCGATGCCCTTCCAGCCGGCGATCGAGGAGCCGTCGAACATTTTGCCGTCCTTGAACACGTCCTCATCGACGGTATGGGCCGGCACGGAGACGTGCTGCTCCTTGCCACGGGTGTCGGTGAAGCGAAAATCGACGAATTTCACTTCATTTTCTTTGATCATCTTAATGACGTCAGTCATTCGAATTGTCTCCGCTACGTGGTATCTACGAACAGTCTGGCCGGCCAACGCGATGCACTCGAATCGATCCGCTAAGGCTCGATGCAGGAGCCTAGCAGGTCGCGGCGCGCGTCGCACGAAATCGGTCATCCCGAATGATGGTGGTTGCCACGGTCGTCGGCATCGATCCGCAACCCGGTGGCTCGCCATCGCCTCGCGCCCATTAAGCAATGAGCAAGCCAATAAGAGGCATCCAGGATCGCCAAGCGGCGGGTCCCAGACCCTCGCCCCCGAACCGGGTCATGAATCCATTGAAAAACATTGGGTTGAACTTAGAACTCGGTTTCGACAGGGCGCGTTCGGCTCGATGCGCCGCTCTCCGGCTTGACCAAGTCCGGTCGCCAGGCGAGCGATTCACCCTCTAAATGCACTCAAATGGACGAGAGCGCACTTTTTTGCACCAAAAGAGCGCAACGCTCCAGCTCACTCCACGACAGATCATCCAAAGTAGACCCGAACCCGGCCAAAAGCCGAATCCTCACGCAGCGCCTCCGCCAGTTCGGCGCACAGCCGCTCGGGATCGGAACCCGTGCGCTGACAAGCCGTGATCGGAAAGAAGACCTCGACCTCGATCCGTCCACCCAGATAGTGCAGCAGCAGGCGCTGGCGCTCGTTGGCGGCCGGAATCGCCGACCAGAGCGAGGCCAGCCGTGCCAGGGCTTCGGCGCGCAGCGGCAGGGGTGGAACGTCAGGCTTACTCGCGTCGTCCTCGGGATCGATATGGACGGTTACGTCCGTCATGTCCGAGATCTCGCGCTTGAGTCGCTGCTCGACCAGGACACTGATCATATGGCCTTCGGAGACGCTGATGTCGGGGTCGACCAGCACATGAACATCGGCCGAGACCTGCCCGCCGAGCCGGCGCGTGCGCAGCATATGGATGTCGCGCACGCCGCCGACCGAGCGGATGGTCTGCGCGACCTCGGTGATGCGCTCGGATTCGAGTCCGGTGTCCACCAGCTCGCTGACCGCGCCCCAGCCCAGTCCCCAGGCAATGCGAGCGATCATCAGGGCGACGATGAAAGCGGCGATGGCGTCGAGATAGGTCAGACCCGCCATGGTGCCGGCGATGCCGATCAGCACCACGATCGAAGAGATGGCATCGCTGCGATGATGCCAGGCATTGGCGCGCAACAGATCCGAACGCACGCGCTTGGCATAGCCGAGCGTCCACCAGTAGAGCCACTCCTTCACGCCGATCGAGGCCAGGGTCGCGGCGAGCGCCAGGGCGTCGGGTTTCAACAGAGCGTCCGGCTCGAAGAGTCGATGTACGGCATCCCAGCCGATGCCGAGGGCGATCAGCAGCAGCAGCGTTCCGAGGGCCAGGGTGGCGACGGTCTCGTAGCGTGCGTGCCCATAGGGATGGTTCTGATCGGGCTGCTGGCTGGCGTGATGTCCGGCGACATAGACCAGTACGTCAGACAGCAGATCCGAGAGCGAGTGGATGCCGTCGGCCACCAGTGCCTGCGAGTGCCCCAGGAATCCGGCCAGGATCTTGATCGCGGACAGGACCAGATTGAGCACGGCACTGACAATGGAGGTGTGCGTGATCGCCTGACGGCGTTCGCGCGTGGTGGCTGTGGGCACGTTCACGAGGCTGGACATCCTGATCGATGACGATTGGCTCGGGCGCGCAGTATACGCCGTCGGCGTCCGCTGGCCCATGCACGTCTCTCCGGCGGACGGATTCGAGCGCAACCGGCGATCGGGTCGGGCACATCGGCGAGCGACCGAATATACTGTGCGACTTTGCCGAACTCAGCCCTCACAGGAGTCCATCTTGAGCCGCGAATCCGAGGATCTCTCGACCTTCCAGGGTCTCATCTTTGCGCTCGAGCGCTACTGGGCCGATCTCGGGTGCGTCGTCGTCCAGCCCTTCGACATGGAGGTGGGCGCGGGCACCTTCCATCCGTCCACCTTCCTGCGCTCGATCGGTCCCGAGCCGTGGCGCAGCGCCTATGTCCAGCCCTCGCGCCGTCCGACCGACGGGCGCTATGGCGAGAATCCCAACCGGCTCCAGCACTACTATCAGTTCCAGGTGGTGCTCAAGCCCTCGCCGCTCGACATCCAGGAGCTGTATCTGAACTCGCTGCGCCGGCTGGGGATCGATCCGCTGGTGCACGATATCCGCTTCGTCGAGGACAACTGGGAGTCACCCACGCTCGGCGCCTGGGGGCTGGGCTGGGAGGTGTGGCTCAACGGCATGGAAGTCACCCAGTTCACCTATTTCCAGCAGGTCGGCGGACTCGACTGCCGGCCCGTGACCGGCGAGATCACCTATGGTCTGGAGCGCATCGCCATGTATCTCCAGGAGGTCGAGAGCGTCTACGACCTGGTCTGGAGCCGCTCGCCGGCGGGTGTCGTCACCTATGGCGATGTCTACCATCAAAACGAAGTCGAGCAGTCGACCTACAACTTCGAACTGGCCGACACCGCCGCGCTCTTTGCGCAGTTCGACACCCATGAGCGCATCAGCACTGAGCTGATCGAGCGCGGTCTGCCGCTGCCGGCCTATGAGCAGGTGCTCAAAGCCTCGCACACCTTCAATCTGCTCGACGCGCGCGGGGCGATCTCGGTCACGGAGCGCCAGCGTTTCATCCTGCGGGTGCGCACACTCTCGCGTGCCGTCGCCCAGGCCTATTACGACAAACGGGAGGCGCTCGGCTTCCCGATGCTGCAATCTTGAGCGGGAGAGGTTCTTTTGGATATGTCGACGACTGATCTGCTCATCGAGATCGGGACCGAGGAACTCCCGCCGATCGCCCTGCCCGTCCTGTCGCGAGCCTTCACGGAAGGCGTTCGCGACCAGCTCAAGACCCATGGGATTGGATTCGAGACGGTCGAATCCTTTGCCGCGCCACGGCGTCTGGCCCTGCTGGTCAAGGGCATCCAGACGCGCCAGCCCGATCAGGAGAACGTGCGCCGGGGTCCGGCGGTCCAGGCGGCGTTCGACGCCGAGGGCCAGCCGACCAAGGCTCTGCTCGGCTTCGCGCGTTCCTGTGGGGTCGAGGTCGAGGCGCTGGGACGCGAGGAGACCGACAAGGGAAGCTGGCTGGTCCATCGCAGCATCACGCCCGGTCGGGAGACAGCCCAACTGGTGCCGGACATGACCGAAGCCGCACTCGCGGGGCTGCCGATCCCCAAGCGGATGCGCTGGGGCGATCGCAGCGAAGAGTTCGTACGCCCGGTGCACTGGGTCTGTCTGCTGCTCGGTACCGAATCG
The sequence above is drawn from the Allochromatium vinosum DSM 180 genome and encodes:
- the dut gene encoding dUTP diphosphatase, encoding MLHRLEIKILDSRIGQEFPLPQYATTGSAGLDLRAMPEAPLELAPGGCELIPTGLAVHIAEPGVAGMILPRSGLGHRHGIVLGNLVGLIDSDYQGPLMISCWNRSDQPFRIEIGERIAQFILVPILRAELELVESFETSVRGAGGFGHTGRH
- a CDS encoding methyl-accepting chemotaxis protein is translated as MNLRSLRFKIAAVSALSLFLLGTALTLYAVWILERQVAQQRQTAFSRYEQLLLNGAETQAKTIEAALTPALQSARVLAYTLATAPASPDTAGTGRQAVNSMLQAVLRGHPDFLGVYTAWEPNAFDGRDADFANQPNSDASGRFIPYWSRAADGALALEPLVDYETPGAGDYYLLPKSSRTEQVLDPYAYNVQGKEVLLTSLVVPILIDGRFQGITGVDLALDHLQRLIDDAAKELYDGQARIVLVAHDGSIVAASGQPQLIGQPLSALHEDWEQDLQVIQAARPLVEEDEGHLMAVVPVRFSESSPPWAIQLTLPLEHITARADESAREGRNAIGAMIGVALLCVTLGAGLMLFVAGLMVRPIRRLSLALYDIAEGEGDLTRDLDATGRDELADLARAFNGFQGKLRELIRQLAEGGHQVASSADQLSATSVHTADIVQRQQSETDQVATAMNEMTATVAEVARHASQAADATCQADQQTEVGRTAVTRAVEAMQRLSEQMQSATSAMARVSDDANAISAILDVIGEIAGQTNLLALNAAIEAARAGEQGRGFAVVADEVRTLAGRTQNSTHEIQAMIERLQSGTRQAVGVMETGRHKTQESLDAVAEAADAIETTARSVAAIKDMGIQIASAAEEQSAVAAEIDRNLTNIVQLVDQVSGNAMESRQAAQRLEELASEQNMRVGRFKV
- the argB gene encoding acetylglutamate kinase — translated: MTIPTERAQTIAHVLIEALPYIKRFQGKTMVIKYGGNAMVDEALKEGFARDVVLMKLVGINPVIVHGGGPQIGSLLSRLGKASEFVQGMRVTDAETMDVVEMVLGGLVNKEIVNFINRHGGSAVGLTGKDGDLIRARKLLIKRDAPELRAPEIIDIGHVGEVESIDPAIIHMLTKSNFIPVVAPIGVGADGHSYNINADLVAGKMAEVLRAEKLLLLTNTAGLLDAEGQLISELDVGRVQTLIEEGVIHGGMLPKIRCAIEAVQSGVKSAHIIDGRVEHAVMLDLFTDTGVGTLIRGR
- the ntrC gene encoding nitrogen regulation protein NR(I): MTRAPNVWVIDDDRSIRWVLDRALRKAEMQVTCFPNGVGILESLQREQPDVILTDIRMPGIDGLELLRQVTSRYPGLPVIIMTAHSDLDSAVSAFQDGAFEYLPKPFDLDEAVSQVSRACRRGREERAEEVSVARGPDIIGEAPAMQDVFRAIGRLARSNITVLINGESGTGKELVAHALHRHSPRSERPFIALNMAAIPRDLLESELFGHERGSFTGAQARREGRFEQADGGTLFLDEIGDMPAELQTRLLRVLADGEFYRVGGLAPIKVDVRIIAATHQNLEQLVREGRFREDLFHRLNVIRIHLPALRDRREDIPLLMRHFLAQAARELSCEPKVLLPDAVDRLQRLDWPGNVRQLENTARWLTVMASGKHVHAEDLPPELNAGLSESVRDESWEHGLRRWARQRLKEGREGLLDTALPAFERVLIQTALEQTGGRRQDAARLLGWGRNTLTRKLKELRLEPDFVGDEDGVS
- the glnL gene encoding nitrogen regulation protein NR(II), yielding MMTHAIRPNLERRILDHLNTAVMLFDAGLCLKYLNPAAEVLFEVSARHLLGQPAASLLPCPDANVEERLNEALASCHPFTEREINVLIGDGRTKTVNCTVLPLHHFDADKEVLVELYQVDRQLRITREEQLLSQHQATQALLRGLAHEIKNPLGGLRGAAQLLERELPDAALREYTRIIIDEADRLQALMNRMIGPHRLPRRTPVNIHDVLEHVRTLILAESPRGPKVHRDYDPSIPDFIADQDRLIQALLNLARNAATAAGPHGCLQFKTRVLRQFTIGSRRHKLVLQVQVRDNGSGIPDEIRDRIFYPMVSGRPDGTGLGLSIAQELINQHGGLIECESQPGDTIFHVYLPLEPSHD
- a CDS encoding DUF4124 domain-containing protein; this translates as MLRPAPILLSLLVCSPSNAEIYRWVDAEGRVNFSDRQTRDAERVDVRFSKPAGSNPAATLGPGSPDEAYRGPYVALDILAPGLDETLTETDSGVPVSLQIDPSLIGGHRLLLLLDGNTLPVEGAHTQFKLTGLGVGSHRLQLQVRGADDRIVAQSAPRTFHVRQPRVPGQLP
- the glnA gene encoding glutamate--ammonia ligase, whose protein sequence is MTDVIKMIKENEVKFVDFRFTDTRGKEQHVSVPAHTVDEDVFKDGKMFDGSSIAGWKGIEASDMVLMPEADTAVMDPFSDEATLIVRCDILEPDTMQGYERDPRSVAKRAEAYLKSTGIADTAFFGPEPEFFILDDIRWGADMSGCFYKVDSEEAGWNSERVFPDGNMGHRPSVKGGYFPVPPVDSLNDLRAAMCLTLEEMGVPVEVHHHEVATAGQCEIGTQFSTLVKRADWNQILKYVVQNVAHAYGKTATFMPKPLVGDNGSGMHVHQSLAKDGQNLFAGDKYGGLSDLALYYIGGIIKHARALNAITNASTNSYKRLVPGFEAPVMLAYSARNRSASIRIPHVSSPKARRIEVRFPDATSNPYLAFSAMMMAGLDGIQNKIHPGDAMDKDLYDLPREEAKSIPTVCHSLDMALDCLDQDRDFLTAGGVFTDDLIDAYIDLKMKEVTRIRMTTHPVEFDMYYSL
- a CDS encoding cation diffusion facilitator family transporter → MSSLVNVPTATTRERRQAITHTSIVSAVLNLVLSAIKILAGFLGHSQALVADGIHSLSDLLSDVLVYVAGHHASQQPDQNHPYGHARYETVATLALGTLLLLIALGIGWDAVHRLFEPDALLKPDALALAATLASIGVKEWLYWWTLGYAKRVRSDLLRANAWHHRSDAISSIVVLIGIAGTMAGLTYLDAIAAFIVALMIARIAWGLGWGAVSELVDTGLESERITEVAQTIRSVGGVRDIHMLRTRRLGGQVSADVHVLVDPDISVSEGHMISVLVEQRLKREISDMTDVTVHIDPEDDASKPDVPPLPLRAEALARLASLWSAIPAANERQRLLLHYLGGRIEVEVFFPITACQRTGSDPERLCAELAEALREDSAFGRVRVYFG